From the Cryptomeria japonica chromosome 2, Sugi_1.0, whole genome shotgun sequence genome, one window contains:
- the LOC131053503 gene encoding cysteine-rich receptor-like protein kinase 43: protein MDFEPGIADFRISRILNYDDMSHGFSTSNLQGSIDYMPPEYALRGRMTARGDVYRYGVVILEMISGHNPMSEMFREENTLPEWALRTSVDGTPFEVIATHFHIIEGTAEESEQQMINMMQLGLACTSSRPENRPNLRRHYNT, encoded by the exons ATGGACTTCGAGCCCGGGATTGCCGATTTCCGGATTTCCAGAATCCTCAACTACGATGACATGAGTCATGGATTCAGCACCTCCAACTTGCAAGGATCCATCGACTACATGCCACCAG AGTATGCATTACGTGGGAGAATGACAGCTAGGGGAGACGTGTATAGATACGGAGTTGTGATTTTAGAAATGATATCAGGCCACAATCCAATGTCGGAGATGTTTAGAGAGGAAAACACACTTCCAGAGTGGGCACTGAGGACATCCGTGGATGGCACACCATTTGAAGTAATTGCTACTCACTTTCATATAATTGAAGGCACGGCAGAAGAGAGTGAGcaacaaatgattaatatgatgcAGCTGGGATTGGCTTGCACTTCTTCCAGACCTGAAAATCGCCCGAATCTCCGACGACATTACAACACCTAG